DNA sequence from the Falco peregrinus isolate bFalPer1 chromosome 1, bFalPer1.pri, whole genome shotgun sequence genome:
AATCGTCAGAGATTTCCAGGTGCTTCTATGCAATTGCGTGGTTCAAACCAAtcatttaaaatgctgcaatatagcttcatttttcttgaatagaatttttctttttatccagTAGTTATTCATAATTGTAGTAGTACAGTAAGGACCCACTTAATTACAAATGTCAATTGGAACAGTATATAGAAGGTAATATTTTACACAGTTGGAATAATCCATGGCTTTGTTTCTAGGTATAAATATGTAAGACAGCCATTCTATCCCAGGGCAAACTAGGTACCACTCAAAGACTTGTGTCAGAGTTTACCCAGCTGTACTGCTGACACGAAGTGCTGAAGTCATCTCTGGTTGTCACCAGTGTTTCTCTTACTGCATAAACTGTTGTGGAGACCTGTGGCCACCTCTTGTTATTTACATGGAAGAAAAACTAACTTATCTTCCTTGTTACTACCCATGTGATAGCAACCAGGCTAACTTACACATTCTGTACTGTCTGGATTTCTGACTTCTAGAGAAGTTAAAAATTCAGGTGGTATTTTTATGCCGATGGGTAGTTGTGTAATACTATGTTTGGTATTGTCTGGCATTATACCTTGCTTTTCCACTGActtgcagctgctctgctttagGTTTCTTGAAGCTGTCCATAGTATACATGAAACTATATTGAAAAACAAATTCTGAGTGCAAAAGggtatttaaaaattttgtaataaaatcacagaataaccAGATCACTGTTTGAATTCTTATATTGCAGGGCTATGAACGAGTTTACTGTGAAATCCCAGATATTAACCTGGATGTGCCACACTCCTATTCTGTGCTTGAGAGGTTTGTCGAGGAGTGCTTTCAGGCTGGAATAATCTCCAAACCACTGCGAGACCTCTGTCCTTCAAGGTACTTGTTTTATTGTAGATAGGTGAGGGCACTGCTTTTTGTCCCAATTGTAAGTTACAGAAAGCAGGATGTTATGACCGAGGTATTACAGATTAGAACTGGAAACTACGGAGGATGGAGAAGCAGAGGGTTGGAATGGTAAAAAGTTTATTAAGAAGCTGCAGTGATGTGAAACCTGTTATGTGGAGGATGGAATAAATTATTGAGGAAAATAAGCCTCCAGTGAGTCGCAGGCAGCATTGCCTGTATGCTCTCCGGAGGACGAAGGCCTGCCACTCCTCTGTTTTGCTGGTTTGCTTGGCAGAGATCACTACAGTATTGAGATGGAGGATTCAGGTGTCACAATGATCCGTGTAGGCGACAGTGAAAAACTCAGCtacagtgggggaaaaaaaccctggggaaaaaaaaaatggtttaaacaTACCAAATGGCATCAATAGAGTTCTAAGATGAGGCAACCAATTCTCATGTTTGTCAGAAGGGATAGGATACTTATGTAGAATAAACTCCACACACCTGATCCCTTCATATCTGTCACATGATTTGTATAGTGCTTTTGGTTTGTTACAGTTTACTTATTCACAGCATAGATAATGCTGTTTGAACTGTAGCTAATCACTGTTTTGTCCTCTCCTTACTGGTCACAATACATTTAATAAGTTTCACTTCCCGTGAGGAATAcatgtaaattttaaaagaggATAATAAAGCTATTATTTGCAATTTTATGCATTGGGAATACTATTTATTAGATCTTTTCTGGTTAGGGTGTTTCATTAGGCTTCTTAAATAGTCTTAACAGCTTGCAATACATTTGGATTTTGAAATGTGTCTTTATCAAAAACAGCCTCCATTTGTGGACTTTAGACTTAAAATTGAGTTTGTGTGTCTTGGTAGCAAATATTTTGCAGGTTTGGGGTGTGGGAGGGTTGAAAGTCATCACTGCAACAAAAGCTTGATTGTACTACTGTTACCATTAATACATTGAGAGGCATTTTTGGCTTATTTGCTTCAGTTTTGGGTAGAAACCCACCATTCCTAGGCTTTCAGACTAGCATCTTTTGCAAGTGTGAACATGAAGAGGTAAGCAAAGTAGAAAGCACTTGACAATGCAAATTTTGAAAAGCTTCTTGCAAATAAACATGTATGTAAGATTCAGATGGATTTTAAGCAATTTTATCAGTGATCAAGAATGTTGGCTAATTATGCTGAACTTGCACACCTTGTATTTGACTCCGAAGCGAGGGATTCTTCTCAGTGATAGATAAGAAAAAATGAGCAATGCTACTCTGAATTACTGAAAAGATACTTTTTACTTTCATACAGGGGCAGAAAGCGTTTTGTGAGTGAAGGAGATGGAGGTCGTCTTAAGCTAGAAAGCTACTGAACGTGAGAACCAACTCCTGAAGCCTTAAAagttaaaagggaaaacagatatctatatatatacaaacacacatgcttttttggtgtgtgtatgtatatatgtatacacatatataatatACCAAAATTTTAAAGAGTTGCTTAGAacagttcatatttttttaaaagcacatgtTTTGGGtacaaatcatttttttttaagtagttttataaatttcagaaagaaaacttctttctttggGCATATAGTAGAACAACTGGCCACTCTGCTGTGGTGGTGCCTTCAAATAAGCTATCTTTTTAAGTGCCATATGTTTATGACCTGATCATTCCATGTTTGCATCAATGTCTGACTGCCACCCTTTCTTTCAAGGACAGTGTTGTCATCATAAAATCACTGGTTTATACAAAGCTTTATAGAAGGGTCAAGTTAAGCTGCTGTGATCCCATTTCCATTGCTGCTGAAATACTGTGCTTTGGGAGGAAAAATAGCTGTTTCTTTGTTCTGAAGAGCCCAAGAAAATGGGAGTTGGGTCATAAGATTAATTCATCTGTTCCAGGGGAAAACACTGGTTGGTTTTAGCCCCCATGTACCAAActagtctttttttctatgtaactggaaaagcaaaaagttctggtaaaacatattaaaaatattttttgtgaagcgctcctttctgcctcctttttttgtaaaacagaagGTATTTAACTGTGTTTAAATCTCTGCAATTAAGCCGTACATCTAACACTACCCTTTTGTACTGCACTTAACAGAAGAGCATTGAGTAATTAAACTCATGGTAAGTATTTACCAaatatgtttttgaaaaacaagtgGCTTGCGTAGGAGCATCCAGGCTGCCACCGAGGTGTCTTGAACGCTGTCTATGCAGAGCAGCTTTGGCAAGCCCTTTCTCAACAACAAGGCGGATCTAAGACTCTCTTAAGCAGCGCGGCGGAGCCTCTCCTGCTCCCTTGTGTTTCTCGGTTTCATGTTAAGATTTCAGGTGTTTAGCAATGCTGGGAATAGCCGTGACAGGGCCGGGAACACGCTGTGCTCCGGGAGAGGAGCGCCGCAGCACTCGAGAGAGCCTGGTAAGCCGTTACTGGGGCCGGTGGGGGGGTGTCACTCGCCGCCCCCCGCTGTCCGAAAGGGCCCGGCCGAGGTTCTGTCACCTGCTGGACTCGACAAGCCAAAAGACGTATTTATTTAAAACGTCGCCTTGAAAGCGACAAAGTGGAACCTCTCCAGGGAAAAGGTCTGGGAGGGGGcctcccgcctccccccgctccccagccCGGCAACAGCTCCTGCGCTCTCAGCCGGCCGTTAATCCGCAAAGCTCCGTTACATCGCGGTACCTCCGGGCTGCGGGTCCGggcccccgcccctcccgggACCGGCTAGGGCTGTGGCTGCGGCGCTGCCCCCTCCGGCCGCGCCGCCTCGAGCGCCGCCCgctgcagcttctccagcttctccagCGACACCGACTTGAGGGGCAGCACCTTGGGCTTGCACAGCACCATGCCGGCCGTGTCCTCCACCGACAGCTGCCCTGCGAGAGGAGACAAGCGCCCAGCGTcagcgccggggccgcggccgggccggctGCCGGAGCGCGCTCGCCGCCGGTACCTTGCTTGGGTAGCACCTCCCGGAACGCTGCCTTCCCCTCCGGCATGGCGGCTCCGGCGCGGCAGTGAGCGCTGGCACCGCCCGCACCGGCGACCCCTCGCTGAGGAGGAGGGCGCGTCTCCCGCCGACAAAACTACCGCTCCCGGCCTGCACTGCGCGGCGGCACCGGCGGTGTGCGGGCCCCGCTGCCACACTGCATGACGGGAGCTGTAGTCCGCCGGGAGGCTGGCGGCCCACAGCCGTGCCGGGAGCTGCAGGCCACGGCGTGCCGCGGGGCGCGCCGGGAACCGCGGTGGCTGCGCCGGGGCGGGATCGGGGCTCCCTGCCAGCCGGTTCCCCGCcagccgccgccgggccgggcgcggcTGCGTCCTGCGTGGGCAGCGGGCAGCCGGGCGctcggcggggcggccgcggcccgggcTCGCTGCGGTGGGGGCGCGCAGAtccggcccgggcccgggccccaGCGGCTGCTCCCGGCTTCCCGCTGCGGTGGGGCGGCGCCGTTCCCCTGCGCGGGGCCGCCGTGCGCCGCTGCCTGCCGCGGCCGTCCGCCCCGCCGGACTCAGGCTTTGCGGCTTTTTTGCGTTTCAGCCACCAACACCCCCCGCGCAGGCACCGTCCCGCAGTCGGGCTTGGCCAGGGCGTTCGCGTTCCCATTCGGTTTTTCAGGCAGCGTGCCGGCGTTCGCGATGCGAATCATGGCGCTGTTGAAAATGTAAACAGCAGTAAAGCCGGTGTCTTTCTAAAGGCTGAGGGCTTCAATGTCGCCAAACCTGACCAGGCGGTGCCCCCGAGGTCCCCCCCGGGCGCTGCCGGCTCCTCCAGCCGCTTCCCGCTGGGCCCCCCGCCGCGAAGCCGCGCCGCGACCCGGCTCGGTGGGGACGGCACAGCGGGTGTCCCTGTGCCTGCGCGATGCCCCAGCACCGCCCCGATCCCGGACGCGTAATTTTAGATTTTGCTAATGAGCTTGTCAGCGTGCCCCACACAGGTTGTCTGCCTTGGCCTTCGCGTGGGGATCGACGGTTCCGGCTCGTAATCCTGCTCACCTAGGGTGGTGGCAATGGCTTTAGTGGTTTTAAGATAGAGATGCTTGCTACGGCATAGGGACTGGGTGTGGATGaataaaacaaggaagaaaataatttttgctcaTCGTTCTTTTCCATTCTGCCTCAATGCAGCTGGCTGCGTGCTTCCCTCTGATATCTCATGCACCGCGCTGTGGACCCATCAGCTCAGGGATCCAAGGCTTAGGTTTGCTGGGAGACCTGTGATAAAACTTCCAGTAAGCGGCACCTCTCTGATAGTTATTTAAAGCCTCTGTCTGCATTGTTCCAGAaccatttcctttttcctctaaGGCAACCTAGAGTAGGAAACTGACGGTCCCCCAGGTAGCCGGCTTCCACCTCGCTGGAAGTCTTGCCTGCTGGTTGGGTTGGAGGCCAGCAGAGAccctgcaggggctgggcacGGGTCTCCTGCTTCCTGCCTTTTGTGGAGTCGGCCAAAGACAACACTTCTGGTTTGGTCCGGGGCAGTGCAGAAGTGAGCCCATTTTGTTGTGATTCACATGTTCCACTTTCAGGTCAGAAGATTGGCATTGATGAGACTATACAATGGATGTGCTTGCTTGGGACGTCCTTCTCTACCGTTTGAAGGGCACAGAAGCGTTCCCGCTGATTCCCATGGGAAAAGCTCTTTTGTCTGGTGTGATGGTCTGTGTGCCAGTTAGTACTTCATACTGATTAGAAGGGAAAGTACTAGGGACCGATTTATGAAGACTGGATGTTTGTAGACCGGGGCATTTTAAATAGTACATGTGATTTGCAGATCAGTAATTTGGTAGTTGTTTGTTTGCAAAAGCTGATCCATCATCTTAGGTAAGGCTGTGGctaaaaatgaacataaaagACAGCTAGTTACGACTGAAAATCTTGTGCTGTGAAACCGATGGTTATTCCTGTGGTATCATATATGGCCTGCAGAGGAACAGAAGATGAACTAAAAGCAAGACATTGAAATCAAATTGCAGGCTAGATTTTTTGACAGTGTTCTTCATAGTGCCGATGACCACCTGGACTCCAGCATTATGTGAGGACTGGCATTTCTAGCAACCAGAGCCCATCTCAGTCATGTAGGGAATCACTTTCCAAACGCAGTTTTCCTGCCAACGAAGTTTGTTTGCTTGGTGATAAGAAACAATGGTCAACTCAGTTTGTTACTTGAGCATTTTACTGACTGAGAAGTGGAATCTGGCATCGTATGCTAAATCCATTTTCTTAGCTAGTCAAATGCCAACTTGGCAGCCTATCTAGAAAGCTGATAGCACTGGGACAGGCATGATTGTGGAGATTGTTTCTGACAGTCTCTAGTGAGTCTGCTTTTAAGACACCTCTGTCCACTGGGGGAAAAACACAGTTACCACCCTCAGGACTGGAAG
Encoded proteins:
- the BBIP1 gene encoding BBSome-interacting protein 1; translated protein: MPEGKAAFREVLPKQGQLSVEDTAGMVLCKPKVLPLKSVSLEKLEKLQRAALEAARPEGAAPQPQP